A window of Rhododendron vialii isolate Sample 1 chromosome 13a, ASM3025357v1 contains these coding sequences:
- the LOC131313423 gene encoding pentatricopeptide repeat-containing protein At2g20710, mitochondrial-like isoform X1: MNRSLSSSLYSRSKSTYQNLLKPFLNSTSTLNSSTIAWSDPLYRRISPLGDRRVSVVPVLDQWVQEGNLVDSRQLRLIIKELKVFSRFRQALEISQWMSDKGPVSIADAATRLRLIFRVHGLEQVEKYFNNLPQQLKGFEVYTSLLNCYADENSIEKAESIMQKLGDMGFDRTPFCYNMLLNLYCRIGSREKVDSLMHEMEEKGCCNEHTFTILSSAYAAASDRDGIDGIVEKMESDPKVIMKHRTYAIAADGYLKVGQLDRALEMLKKLEGHISTEKRKNILFPILLTLYTKTGNKDELYRIWNLYKENVKIYNKGYITILSSLLKFNDIEGAEKIFKEWESRGLFYDMRIPNFVIDAYSRNGHMGKAEDLLHNGIRKGGKPFFTTYYCLTGGYILDNQVPKAAEALKKAMVTSSKIRKDTLVTCLEYLEGKGDVDRAEEFISLLRTEGLFSAAVHEKLLNCIKNRT, from the exons ATGAATCGCTCTCTCTCTAGCTCCCTCTATTCACGCTCTAAATCCACTTACCAAAACTTGTTAAAACCTTTCCTCAACTCGACCTCAACACTTAACTCCTCAACGATTGCATGGTCCGATCCGCTGTACAGAAGAATATCGCCATTGGGAGACCGTAGGGTTTCGGTAGTGCCGGTGCTCGATCAATGGGTACAAGAAGGAAATCTTGTCGACAGTAGACAGCTTCGACTCATCATCAAAGAGCTCAAAGTCTTCAGTCGCTTCCGACAAGCCCTTGAG ATATCTCAATGGATGAGCGACAAAGGGCCCGTTTCAATTGCTGATGCTGCCACCCGCCTGCGTTTGATCTTCAGGGTTCATGGCCTAGAACAAGTAGAGAAATATTTCAATAATCTCCCCCAACAGTTAAAAGGCTTTGAGGTTTATACTTCCCTTCTCAACTGCTATGCTGATGAAAATTCCATAGAAAAAGCTGAGTCAATCATGCAGAAGTTAGGGGATATGGGTTTTGATAGGACACCCTTTTGTTACAATATGCTGTTGAATCTCTATTGTCGCATTGGAAGCAGGGAAAAAGTAGATTCATTAATGCACGAAATGGAAGAGAAGGGCTGTTGTAATGAACATACATTCACAATCCTCTCGAGTGCATATGCTGCCGCTTCTGATAGGGATGGAATTGATGGTATTGTGGAAAAAATGGAATCTGATCCCAAAGTCATCATGAAACATAGAACTTATGCTATTGCTGCAGATGGGTACTTGAAGGTTGGCCAACTGGACAGGGCATTGGAAATGCTGAAGAAACTGGAGGGACATATATCAACCGAGAAGAGAAAGAATATTTTATTTCCTATCCTCCTCACACTTTACACAAAAACTGGAAACAAAGACGAGTTGTACCGGATATGGAATTTGTAcaaagaaaatgtgaaaatctACAACAAAGGATATATAACCATTCTAAGCTCGCTTTTGAAGTTTAATGACATTGAGGGTGCTGAAAAGATTTTCAAGGAGTGGGAATCAAGGGGTTTATTCTATGATATGCGGATCCCAAACTTTGTTATTGATGCTTATAGCAGAAATGGACATATGGGAAAGGCTGAAGACCTTCTTCACAACGGAATAAGAAAAGGCGGCAAGCCCTTCTTTACAACGTATTATTGTTTAACGGGTGGGTATATTTTAGATAATCAAGTTCCTAAAGCGGCAGAAGCATTGAAGAAAGCAATGGTTACTAGTTCGAAGATCAGGAAGGATACACTGGTGACCTGTTTGGAATATTTAGAAGGAAAGGGAGATGTGGATCGAGCGGAGGAGTTCATTAGCCTACTGAGGACTGAGGGTCTCTTCTCAGCAGCCGTTCACGAGAAATTGCTCAACTGTATCAAGAATAGGACATAA
- the LOC131313423 gene encoding pentatricopeptide repeat-containing protein At2g20710, mitochondrial-like isoform X2, with the protein MSDKGPVSIADAATRLRLIFRVHGLEQVEKYFNNLPQQLKGFEVYTSLLNCYADENSIEKAESIMQKLGDMGFDRTPFCYNMLLNLYCRIGSREKVDSLMHEMEEKGCCNEHTFTILSSAYAAASDRDGIDGIVEKMESDPKVIMKHRTYAIAADGYLKVGQLDRALEMLKKLEGHISTEKRKNILFPILLTLYTKTGNKDELYRIWNLYKENVKIYNKGYITILSSLLKFNDIEGAEKIFKEWESRGLFYDMRIPNFVIDAYSRNGHMGKAEDLLHNGIRKGGKPFFTTYYCLTGGYILDNQVPKAAEALKKAMVTSSKIRKDTLVTCLEYLEGKGDVDRAEEFISLLRTEGLFSAAVHEKLLNCIKNRT; encoded by the coding sequence ATGAGCGACAAAGGGCCCGTTTCAATTGCTGATGCTGCCACCCGCCTGCGTTTGATCTTCAGGGTTCATGGCCTAGAACAAGTAGAGAAATATTTCAATAATCTCCCCCAACAGTTAAAAGGCTTTGAGGTTTATACTTCCCTTCTCAACTGCTATGCTGATGAAAATTCCATAGAAAAAGCTGAGTCAATCATGCAGAAGTTAGGGGATATGGGTTTTGATAGGACACCCTTTTGTTACAATATGCTGTTGAATCTCTATTGTCGCATTGGAAGCAGGGAAAAAGTAGATTCATTAATGCACGAAATGGAAGAGAAGGGCTGTTGTAATGAACATACATTCACAATCCTCTCGAGTGCATATGCTGCCGCTTCTGATAGGGATGGAATTGATGGTATTGTGGAAAAAATGGAATCTGATCCCAAAGTCATCATGAAACATAGAACTTATGCTATTGCTGCAGATGGGTACTTGAAGGTTGGCCAACTGGACAGGGCATTGGAAATGCTGAAGAAACTGGAGGGACATATATCAACCGAGAAGAGAAAGAATATTTTATTTCCTATCCTCCTCACACTTTACACAAAAACTGGAAACAAAGACGAGTTGTACCGGATATGGAATTTGTAcaaagaaaatgtgaaaatctACAACAAAGGATATATAACCATTCTAAGCTCGCTTTTGAAGTTTAATGACATTGAGGGTGCTGAAAAGATTTTCAAGGAGTGGGAATCAAGGGGTTTATTCTATGATATGCGGATCCCAAACTTTGTTATTGATGCTTATAGCAGAAATGGACATATGGGAAAGGCTGAAGACCTTCTTCACAACGGAATAAGAAAAGGCGGCAAGCCCTTCTTTACAACGTATTATTGTTTAACGGGTGGGTATATTTTAGATAATCAAGTTCCTAAAGCGGCAGAAGCATTGAAGAAAGCAATGGTTACTAGTTCGAAGATCAGGAAGGATACACTGGTGACCTGTTTGGAATATTTAGAAGGAAAGGGAGATGTGGATCGAGCGGAGGAGTTCATTAGCCTACTGAGGACTGAGGGTCTCTTCTCAGCAGCCGTTCACGAGAAATTGCTCAACTGTATCAAGAATAGGACATAA
- the LOC131313422 gene encoding pentatricopeptide repeat-containing protein At2g20710, mitochondrial-like, with the protein MKLSLSSSLYSRSKSTCQNLLKPFLNSTSTLNSSTIARSDSLYRRISPVGDPRDSVVPVLDQWVQEGRFLDRTQLRLIIKELKVYRRFQHALEISQWMSDKRYIPLSNADAATRLLLIFRVHGLEQAEKYFNNLHQDLKGFEVYTALLNCYADEKSVEKAESFMQKLRDMGFDKTPFCYNILLNLYYRIGSSEKLDSLMHEMEEEGHFDDHTLAIRLSAYASASDSDGIDSIVEKMESDPRVIMKGSTYAIAADGYLKVGQLDRALEMLKKLEGCIATEKRKNISFHVLLRLYAEVGNKDELYRIWNMYEENVKICNKGYITMLSSLLKFNDIEGAEKIFKEWESRGLSYDFRIPNFLIDAYSRNGHMGKAEALLHNGIGKGGKPFFTTWYCLTGGYILDNQVPKAAEALEKAMVCAPSSKIRKDTLATCLEYLEGKGDVGRAEEFISLLRTEGIFSAAVHEKLLSYIKDVKQ; encoded by the exons atgaagctctctctctctagctcccTCTATTCGCGCTCTAAATCCACTTGCCAAAACTTGTTAAAACCATTCCTTAACTCGACCTCAACACTAAACTCCTCAACGATTGCAAGGTCCGATTCGCTGTACAGAAGAATATCGCCAGTGGGAGACCCTAGGGATTCGGTAGTGCCAGTACTCGATCAATGGGTGCAAGAAGGAAGGTTTCTCGACAGGACGCAGCTTCGACTCATCATCAAAGAGCTCAAAGTCTACAGACGCTTCCAACACGCCCTTGAG ATATCTCAATGGATGAGCGACAAAAGGTATATCCCCCTTTCAAATGCTGATGCCGCCACCCGGCTGCTTTTGATCTTCAGGGTTCATGGCCTAGAACAAGCAGAGAAATATTTCAATAATCTCCACCAAGACTTGAAAGGCTTTGAGGTTTATACTGCCCTTCTCAACTGCTATGCTGATGAAAAATCCGTAGAAAAAGCAGAGTCATTCATGCAGAAGTTAAGGGATATGGGTTTTGATAAGACACCCTTTTGTTACAATATTCTGTTGAATCTCTATTATCGCATTGGAAGCAGTGAAAAACTAGATTCGTTAATGCACGAAATGGAAGAGGAGGGTCATTTTGATGACCATACATTGGCAATCCGCTTGAGTGCATATGCTTCGGCTTCTGATAGCGATGGAATTGATAGTATTGTGGAAAAAATGGAATCTGATCCCAGAGTTATCATGAAAGGTAGCACTTATGCTATTGCTGCAGATGGGTACTTGAAGGTCGGCCAACTGGACAGGGCATTGGAAATGCTGAAGAAACTGGAGGGATGTATAGCTACCGAGAAGAGAAAGAATATTTCATTTCATGTGCTCCTCAGACTTTACGCAGAAGTTGGTAACAAAGACGAGTTGTACCGGATATGGAACATGTACgaagaaaatgtgaaaatctGCAACAAAGGATATATAACCATGCTAAGCTCGCTTTTGAAGTTTAATGACATTGAGGGTGCTGAAAAGATTTTCAAGGAGTGGGAATCAAGGGGTTTATCCTATGATTTTCGGATCCCAAACTTTCTTATTGATGCTTACAGCAGAAATGGACATATGGGAAAGGCTGAAGCCCTTCTTCACAACGGAATAGGAAAAGGCGGCAAGCCCTTCTTTACAACATGGTATTGTTTAACGGGTGGGTATATTTTAGATAATCAAGTTCCTAAAGCGGCGGAAGCATTGGAGAAAGCGATGGTTTGTGCTCCTAGTTCGAAGATCAGGAAGGATACACTGGCGACCTGTTTGGAATATTTAGAAGGAAAGGGAGATGTGGGGCGAGCGGAGGAGTTCATAAGTCTACTGAGGACTGAGGGTATCTTCTCGGCAGCCGTTCACGAGAAATTGCTCAGCTATATCAAGGATGTGAAACAATGA